From one Microlunatus sp. Gsoil 973 genomic stretch:
- a CDS encoding sugar phosphate isomerase/epimerase, producing the protein MATAAQATDDQLFPQTPGVVSFTYRREFERDVAGTLDHIRSLGMTDIELSNLFGRTAADIRTLLDERGMHCSSYGVGYADLQDSTDAVAAAAKTLGARFVRVAWVPHEPPFDHRQALDAAAAFNRVGSRLRSEHNLTLCYHNHGYEFVPHGGGTLFDLIIQNTDPAEVGFELDILWTFFPGQDPAQLLRRYPDRFHLMHLKDLRRGVVGDLSGSTARENDVALGDGQLNLPDILRAARESSIEHYYIEDESPSTADQVPRSLAYLALLR; encoded by the coding sequence ATGGCCACTGCTGCTCAGGCGACCGACGACCAGCTGTTTCCCCAGACGCCGGGGGTGGTGTCCTTCACCTACCGCCGAGAGTTCGAACGAGACGTCGCCGGCACCCTCGACCACATCCGATCGCTCGGTATGACCGACATCGAACTCTCCAACCTGTTCGGTCGCACCGCGGCCGACATCCGTACCCTGCTTGACGAACGAGGCATGCACTGCTCTTCCTACGGCGTCGGGTACGCCGATCTCCAGGACTCCACCGATGCGGTCGCGGCGGCGGCGAAGACCCTAGGGGCCCGGTTCGTGCGAGTCGCCTGGGTCCCTCACGAGCCACCCTTCGACCACCGGCAGGCCCTTGACGCGGCGGCTGCCTTCAACCGCGTCGGAAGCCGGCTGCGTTCCGAGCACAACCTGACGTTGTGCTATCACAATCACGGGTACGAGTTCGTGCCTCACGGCGGCGGCACGCTGTTCGATCTGATCATCCAGAACACCGATCCCGCCGAGGTGGGCTTCGAACTGGATATCCTGTGGACCTTCTTCCCTGGCCAGGATCCTGCGCAGCTGCTGCGTCGCTATCCGGACCGATTCCACCTGATGCACCTCAAAGACCTCCGACGCGGCGTCGTGGGCGACTTGAGCGGATCGACTGCACGGGAGAACGACGTTGCTCTCGGGGACGGGCAGCTCAATCTGCCCGACATCCTCCGCGCGGCCCGTGAGTCGTCGATCGAGCACTACTACATCGAGGACGAGAGCCCCTCGACCGCCGACCAGGTGCCGCGCAGCCTCGCCTACCTGGCGTTGCTGCGTTAG
- a CDS encoding Gfo/Idh/MocA family protein translates to MTDVRFGIIGIGNIGTTHVARFERGDIAHARLVGICDSDPAALARHPHLKGWSDSAAMIASGEVDAVIVATPHYAHTPISIDALSHGLHVLVEKPLAVHQADCDRMIAAHTDPDQVFAVMFDTRTEPRYRQLRELIQSGQLGRIRRINWILTSWFRSNAYYASSNWRATWGGEGGGMLVNQLPHDLDLFQWLFGLPQRVRAFCPIGKYHPIEVEDEVNALLEFADGSTAVLVATTGEAPGTDRREIIGDNGRVVVYPDRLEFTRTAVPTSEWNATTEKSFGGPETSWETIEVDGKGGRHTEVINAFVGTILGNGSLIAEAAEGRASVSLANAIILSSELDRTVELPLDPATFEQWLAAKRESSTFDAGAATSGGVADMNASFSS, encoded by the coding sequence ATGACAGACGTCCGCTTCGGCATCATCGGCATCGGGAACATCGGCACGACTCACGTGGCCCGATTCGAGCGCGGAGACATCGCGCACGCACGGTTGGTCGGGATCTGCGATTCGGATCCTGCAGCGCTGGCCCGTCACCCGCACCTGAAAGGTTGGAGCGACAGCGCCGCGATGATCGCCTCGGGCGAAGTCGATGCCGTCATCGTCGCGACACCGCACTACGCGCACACCCCGATCAGCATCGACGCCCTCAGCCACGGTCTGCATGTGCTGGTGGAGAAGCCGCTGGCAGTGCACCAGGCCGACTGCGACCGGATGATCGCCGCCCACACCGATCCCGACCAGGTGTTCGCTGTCATGTTCGACACTCGTACCGAACCCCGTTACCGGCAGCTGCGGGAGCTGATCCAGTCCGGGCAGCTCGGCCGGATCCGCCGGATCAACTGGATCCTCACCTCCTGGTTCCGGTCCAACGCCTACTACGCGTCCAGTAACTGGCGCGCGACCTGGGGCGGCGAGGGCGGCGGCATGCTGGTCAACCAGCTCCCGCACGACCTGGACCTCTTCCAGTGGCTGTTCGGGTTGCCGCAGCGGGTCCGTGCGTTCTGCCCGATCGGCAAGTACCACCCGATCGAAGTCGAGGACGAGGTCAACGCCCTGTTGGAGTTCGCCGACGGCAGCACCGCGGTCCTGGTGGCGACCACCGGCGAGGCACCCGGGACCGACCGCCGCGAGATCATCGGCGACAACGGCCGCGTCGTGGTCTATCCCGACCGGCTCGAGTTCACCCGGACCGCCGTGCCGACCTCGGAGTGGAACGCCACGACTGAGAAGTCCTTCGGCGGCCCGGAGACCTCCTGGGAGACGATCGAGGTCGACGGCAAGGGCGGGCGGCACACTGAGGTGATCAATGCCTTCGTTGGGACCATCCTCGGCAACGGTTCGCTGATCGCTGAGGCTGCCGAGGGTCGTGCGTCGGTCTCGTTGGCCAACGCGATCATCTTGTCCTCTGAACTGGATCGCACGGTGGAACTGCCACTCGACCCGGCTACCTTCGAGCAATGGTTGGCGGCGAAGCGGGAGTCCTCGACCTTCGACGCGGGCGCCGCGACGTCCGGTGGCGTGGCCGACATGAACGCGTCGTTCTCGTCCTGA
- a CDS encoding GNAT family N-acetyltransferase: protein MLSLPVPDTLTTDRLVLRRRRVDEAATYRRLWTERDPRVPAHRRLDHAGRPTVEDIAAHLTAERELGILAVTRKDTTEVIGYCGLIFDGNGAPDEPELVYELLRAHHGHGYATEAGQALVSWVRGAGYRRLWAGVRDWNVASRRVLEKLGFRETDQVEHDAVHGDSLLAVREF from the coding sequence ATGTTGTCCCTGCCCGTTCCGGACACTTTGACGACGGATCGCCTTGTCCTTCGGCGTCGGAGAGTTGACGAGGCCGCCACCTATCGTCGGCTTTGGACCGAGCGAGATCCGCGGGTGCCGGCGCATCGGAGGCTTGATCATGCCGGCCGACCGACTGTGGAGGATATCGCCGCGCATCTCACCGCGGAGCGCGAACTGGGGATTCTGGCGGTAACGCGGAAGGACACGACCGAGGTCATCGGGTATTGCGGGCTGATCTTCGACGGGAATGGTGCGCCGGACGAACCTGAGTTGGTCTACGAGTTGCTGCGGGCCCACCACGGTCACGGTTATGCAACAGAGGCCGGACAGGCCTTGGTCTCTTGGGTTCGCGGAGCCGGCTACCGACGGTTGTGGGCAGGCGTCCGAGACTGGAACGTCGCGTCACGGCGGGTACTGGAGAAGCTTGGATTTCGCGAAACAGACCAGGTGGAGCACGACGCGGTCCATGGCGACAGCCTGCTTGCGGTACGCGAGTTCTGA
- a CDS encoding VOC family protein: protein MQIAIPRGQEQLAREFYGDLLGMTEIPKPVQLRQRGGCWFKSGTAVLHLGVEEPYVAARKAHPAFLVEDLGELQERLTIAGYDCLRSDGEISGVRRFHTRDAFGNRIEFQQL from the coding sequence GTGCAGATCGCGATTCCGCGCGGCCAGGAGCAACTTGCCAGGGAGTTCTACGGCGATCTGCTGGGGATGACTGAGATTCCCAAGCCAGTCCAGCTACGCCAACGTGGTGGCTGCTGGTTCAAATCAGGCACAGCCGTTCTCCACCTTGGGGTCGAGGAGCCGTACGTCGCCGCGCGAAAGGCCCATCCGGCATTCCTGGTCGAGGATCTGGGTGAGCTGCAGGAGCGCCTGACGATCGCCGGCTACGACTGCCTCCGCTCCGATGGCGAGATCAGTGGCGTGCGCCGATTCCACACGCGTGACGCGTTCGGCAATCGGATCGAATTCCAGCAGCTCTGA
- a CDS encoding GNAT family N-acetyltransferase: protein MGFTIRAQRPTLPELTTLYQSVGWSAYTVDPARLKAAIDGSHLVLCARDSDGTLLGLARTVSDGNTIVYLQDLLVSAEHQCEGIGGALLDEVLDRSRDIRQLVLLTDADPAQRAFYESRQLVEAHDHRPNQLRAFVRLG from the coding sequence ATGGGATTCACGATTCGCGCCCAACGTCCGACACTTCCGGAGCTGACGACGCTGTACCAGTCGGTTGGCTGGTCGGCTTACACCGTCGACCCGGCACGGCTCAAAGCAGCCATCGACGGCTCCCACCTGGTGCTCTGCGCGAGAGACAGTGACGGCACGTTGCTCGGCCTCGCACGAACGGTGTCGGACGGCAATACGATCGTCTATCTCCAAGATCTCCTCGTTTCTGCCGAACATCAGTGCGAAGGCATCGGTGGCGCGTTGCTCGACGAGGTTCTGGACCGGTCGCGTGACATTCGGCAGCTGGTCCTCCTGACAGATGCCGACCCCGCGCAGCGAGCCTTCTATGAGTCACGCCAGCTCGTCGAGGCACACGACCACCGCCCGAATCAGCTCCGAGCGTTCGTCCGTCTCGGCTGA
- a CDS encoding GNAT family N-acetyltransferase — translation MLPDATPRLRFREMTHHDLDDMAALLGDPKIMTYYPAPKTREESLSWIDWNINNYATYGHGLWIIETHDREFVGDCGLTVQRPDGEPEIEVVYHVRSKFQLQGLATEAATACREFARASGVRHLIAIIHPDNLRSQGVARKIGLVEERRITMHRRPVVIFGADL, via the coding sequence GTGCTCCCTGACGCGACGCCGCGGCTGCGTTTCCGCGAAATGACTCATCACGACCTCGATGACATGGCCGCTTTGTTGGGCGACCCAAAGATCATGACCTACTACCCAGCACCCAAGACCAGGGAAGAGTCGCTGAGCTGGATCGATTGGAACATCAACAACTACGCGACGTATGGCCACGGATTGTGGATCATCGAGACTCATGATCGCGAATTCGTTGGCGACTGCGGCCTCACCGTCCAACGTCCCGACGGCGAACCCGAGATCGAGGTCGTCTACCACGTACGGAGCAAGTTCCAGCTTCAGGGGCTTGCAACCGAGGCGGCGACCGCCTGTCGGGAGTTCGCTCGGGCCTCAGGCGTCCGGCACTTGATCGCGATCATCCACCCTGACAACCTCCGTTCTCAGGGCGTTGCGCGCAAGATCGGACTTGTCGAGGAACGTCGGATCACCATGCACCGGCGACCGGTCGTGATCTTCGGCGCCGACCTGTGA
- a CDS encoding SDR family oxidoreductase — MYLVSGATGNVGREVTRELLAAGHRVRGLVRNTAAQLPGGAEAVTGDLDNPDSLTAGLEGVTGLFLLPGYADMAGVLDRAARSGVQRVVQLSGMSAGSGDRTNAITAYMIASEDAVRNSGLTWTIVRPSAFASNAMRWRDQLRRGDVVTEPFANVRTAVIHPGDIGAVATAALTTQGHGGAVYEISGPQAMTPADRLSVLADVLDRPLRLQPQSDDEARAAMAATMPPAYVSAFFDFYADGNLDESRVLPTVETITGRPPRTFREWAEAHAEEFAAAQ; from the coding sequence GTGTATCTGGTCAGCGGAGCGACCGGAAATGTCGGACGTGAGGTGACTCGCGAGCTACTGGCCGCCGGCCACCGAGTGCGAGGGTTGGTCCGTAACACCGCCGCGCAGCTACCCGGTGGTGCCGAGGCGGTAACGGGTGATCTCGACAATCCCGATTCGCTGACCGCGGGTCTCGAGGGCGTCACGGGGCTGTTTCTGCTTCCGGGATACGCGGACATGGCTGGCGTGCTCGACCGGGCGGCGCGGTCGGGCGTGCAACGGGTCGTTCAGCTGTCGGGCATGTCTGCCGGCAGCGGCGACCGCACGAACGCGATCACTGCGTACATGATCGCCAGCGAGGACGCCGTCCGGAACTCCGGTCTGACCTGGACCATCGTGCGCCCCAGCGCATTCGCGTCAAACGCGATGCGATGGCGTGATCAACTACGCCGAGGCGACGTGGTGACCGAACCATTCGCCAATGTCCGTACCGCGGTGATCCACCCCGGCGACATCGGCGCCGTCGCAACGGCGGCCCTGACCACGCAGGGACATGGCGGTGCGGTCTATGAGATCTCGGGTCCTCAGGCGATGACGCCGGCGGACCGGCTGTCGGTGCTTGCCGACGTACTTGATCGACCACTGCGACTGCAGCCGCAGTCCGACGACGAGGCGCGCGCAGCCATGGCTGCGACGATGCCGCCGGCCTATGTCTCCGCGTTCTTTGATTTCTACGCCGACGGCAACCTGGACGAGTCACGGGTGTTGCCCACCGTCGAGACCATCACCGGCCGACCACCACGTACCTTCAGGGAATGGGCCGAAGCGCACGCGGAGGAGTTCGCGGCAGCCCAGTAG
- a CDS encoding helix-turn-helix transcriptional regulator, translating into MTAVAVAAWTNTIATRGLEALFNELHPSLTWQQPTLSVDVTGPEVCHPRCFAPHMTDHEDALIERVPVSGRGLTILPTVFKPGCGIWGDFGSVWGYSIYCLTVPVPVAWNWFETSASTDGSDALGELLGPTRSWVLQACVDAAPSTSKLAQTVGISVSSASEHAAVLRAAGLLQSERRGNSVLHRTTQVGQALIQSTRTRTEATAG; encoded by the coding sequence ATGACTGCCGTCGCCGTCGCGGCCTGGACAAACACGATCGCCACCCGCGGGCTGGAGGCGCTCTTCAACGAACTCCACCCGTCTCTGACCTGGCAGCAGCCGACATTGTCAGTGGACGTGACCGGCCCCGAAGTCTGCCATCCGCGGTGTTTCGCGCCTCACATGACCGACCACGAGGACGCATTGATCGAGCGGGTGCCGGTCAGCGGGCGGGGCCTGACCATTCTGCCGACGGTGTTCAAGCCGGGTTGCGGCATCTGGGGTGACTTCGGCAGCGTTTGGGGCTATTCCATTTACTGCCTGACGGTTCCGGTGCCGGTGGCCTGGAACTGGTTCGAGACCAGCGCATCGACCGATGGAAGTGATGCGCTCGGAGAGCTGCTCGGTCCTACCCGGTCCTGGGTGCTTCAGGCCTGCGTCGACGCTGCTCCGAGCACGAGCAAGCTGGCCCAGACCGTCGGCATCTCGGTTTCCTCGGCCAGCGAACATGCCGCGGTGCTCCGTGCCGCCGGCCTGCTGCAGTCAGAGCGACGAGGTAACAGCGTGCTGCATAGAACCACTCAGGTAGGCCAAGCTCTGATCCAGAGCACACGTACCCGAACCGAAGCAACCGCCGGCTGA
- a CDS encoding HU family DNA-binding protein has product MNKTDLRDAVAKASGLSGAEADKALNAVLDSITAALASGESVTIPGFGTFETRERAARSGRNPQTGEEIEIAASTTPAFKPGAHLKQAVKNG; this is encoded by the coding sequence ATGAACAAGACCGATCTCCGGGACGCAGTGGCAAAGGCGTCCGGTCTTAGCGGTGCCGAAGCCGACAAGGCTCTCAACGCCGTACTCGACTCCATCACCGCCGCATTGGCCTCCGGTGAAAGCGTGACTATCCCGGGGTTCGGTACCTTCGAGACTCGAGAGCGCGCCGCTCGCTCGGGCCGCAACCCACAGACCGGCGAGGAAATCGAAATTGCCGCCTCCACGACACCAGCCTTCAAGCCCGGGGCGCACCTGAAGCAGGCGGTCAAGAACGGCTAA
- a CDS encoding nuclear transport factor 2 family protein, with translation MNTWFDVVADICFGTGSDRERLSTMARSPQEVFSDHLDALARRDVAEIVKDYAADAVLITSQGVLEGQAGIEYFYTESLKGLPDIQFHVKATVYAENALLVWWTASASAGHIDDGVDTLTFADGLITLHASSYVIEPNTPTNAAS, from the coding sequence TTGAACACGTGGTTCGACGTTGTCGCCGACATCTGCTTTGGCACGGGCTCGGACCGAGAAAGGCTCTCCACGATGGCTCGTTCTCCGCAAGAAGTGTTCTCCGATCATCTTGATGCCCTGGCTCGGCGGGATGTGGCCGAGATCGTCAAGGACTACGCCGCCGACGCCGTGTTGATCACGTCGCAGGGAGTGCTCGAAGGGCAGGCAGGCATCGAGTACTTCTACACCGAGTCGCTGAAAGGACTTCCGGATATCCAGTTCCACGTGAAGGCGACGGTGTATGCCGAAAATGCACTGTTGGTGTGGTGGACGGCGTCTGCATCGGCCGGCCACATCGACGACGGGGTCGATACTCTGACGTTCGCCGACGGCTTGATCACCCTCCACGCCTCGTCATATGTCATCGAGCCAAACACGCCAACGAACGCCGCGTCGTGA
- a CDS encoding phosphotransferase enzyme family protein, whose amino-acid sequence MPMGLIHNDITPANLLVGTDGEIVALLDFDDSAQTFLAYDLGSIVSTFGKDQHRRVDIDRIVALVGAYASVLDLTRSERALLPDLLAAHAAAQGFHVLGNWLSAGREVGNPMDSYSAQEFLDLTETRSTLQQWVQNL is encoded by the coding sequence CTGCCGATGGGGCTGATCCACAACGACATCACGCCTGCCAACCTGCTCGTGGGTACTGATGGTGAGATCGTCGCGCTCCTGGACTTCGACGACAGCGCCCAGACGTTCCTGGCTTATGACCTCGGGTCGATTGTCAGCACCTTCGGTAAAGATCAACACCGAAGAGTCGACATCGACCGGATCGTCGCGCTGGTCGGCGCGTATGCCTCGGTGCTTGACCTGACTCGAAGTGAACGCGCGCTGTTGCCAGACCTGCTTGCGGCCCATGCGGCCGCCCAAGGCTTTCATGTCCTTGGCAACTGGCTCTCGGCCGGCCGCGAGGTTGGGAATCCGATGGACAGCTACAGCGCACAGGAATTCCTCGATCTGACGGAGACGAGAAGCACACTCCAACAATGGGTCCAAAACTTGTAG